The segment CTCTCGTTCATTTTGATGTAATTGATCTAATATTTCAGTCCCGTTGAAAATTGGAAGTCTGTAATCCACTATAATTAGATGAAAAGGATTTGTATTTATAATATCTAAAGCTTCTTTTCCTGTTGTAGCAGTAGTTACATGATATCCTTTACTTGTAAAAAGATCTGTTAATAATAAACGGATGCCTGCTTGATCATCAACTACCAAGATTTTCTTCTGCAAATCAATACTTCCCCCTCCCCCTTTTTAATCTAATAGCCCATGTACTAATTTCTATATTCGAGATGGAAAAACCTGCTATGTAACAGAATTATCTCAATTTAGTCTGTTTTTTGAGATGAGCGTAATTAATAAAAATGGCGTGAAAAAGCGTTTGTTGGGATTTAGGGGAGCTATTTTTATATAAATGTTCTTTTCGTAAGTATTGTTGTTTTTAAATCTTCGCAGTTGATATAAAATGCGACGTAGCAGGAAATGATGGTTGGTGTGTATTTAACCGCTGCGGAAATACACTACGCTTTCCGTGGGCGGCTGCCTGAGCCTCCTCGAGCTCCGCTCTGCGGGGTCTCACCGTAGCCTTTAGCTCCCACAGGAGTCTCCGTGTATTTTCTCCGCTGGTGTTGGCTACTATATATTATTTGTGTGATAAAACGAAACAGTTTCTTTGCTATCACTAGTCCGGGTGAGAGGACGGTAGTCGACTCCTGCGGGAACAAATGTCTTCGGTGGGACGAGCATTTACGCGCAGTCCTAGCACGTGCCCGAAGACCGGTCTTCCGCGAGGAGGCTGAGGCCCTAAGGTCCGCTACTGCCCGGAACGACCCCGGACGGCGGCGTGTATTGCACATAACGTCGTATTTTATATCTTTTGCGTCAAAAGCAATAATCTTTTAGAAAACCCTAATATAAAAATCCCCGAATGATGTGTTCACACTTCATTCGGGGGCTTTCTCCGTTTTATTTATTCGTCTGGTGATCAATAGCAGCACCGATAAAGCCTTTAAACAGCGGTTGTGCTTTTGTTGGTCTTGACGTGAATTCCGGATGAAATTGACTTGCTACAAACCAGGGATGATCCTGGATCTCAATCGTTTCCACTAATCTTCCATCAGGGCTTGTACCTGAGAATATAAAACCATTCTCTGTCATTTGATCCCGGTAGTCATTATTAAATTCATAGCGATGACGATGACGTTCCTCAATCATGTCTGCATTATCGTATACTTCTTTTATTTTTGTACCATCTTTTAAACTGGCTGGATATAAGCCAAGTCGCAGTGTACCTCCCATGTCAGAGATATGCTTTTGCTCCGGCAATAAATCAATCACAGGATGCGGTGTCGTTGGATTAATTTCTGCTGAGTGCGCATCTGTCAGGCCGAGTACATTTCGAGCGAATTCAACGGTCGCAAGCTGCATACCAAGACATATACCAAGGTATGGAACTTTATTTTCACGCGCGTAACGAATGGCTTCGATTTTTCCTTCGATCCCACGATCACCAAATCCACCTGGCACAAGAATTCCATCCACGTGCGCTAATTCTTTTTGGATGGACGCTTTATCCAGTTGCTCTGAATTAATCCAGTGAATCGAAATATCTGCATCATATGGATATCCTGCATGTTTCAATGCCTCCGTTACAGAGAGATAAGCATCCGGCAATTCCACATATTTCCCAACAAGACCGATGTCGACTTTTTTGGAAAGGTTTTGTACTTTATCTACAAGTTCTCTCCATTCATCCATATCAGCTTCACCGCAATCCAGTCCAAAATGATCACAGGTCAACTGATCCAATTGCTGTTCCTGCAAAGAAATCGGAACTTGGTAAAGGGTGTTTGCGTCACGCATCTCAATAACTGCTTGTTCGTTAATATCACAAAATAACGCAAT is part of the Virgibacillus sp. NKC19-16 genome and harbors:
- a CDS encoding response regulator; this encodes MQKKILVVDDQAGIRLLLTDLFTSKGYHVTTATTGKEALDIINTNPFHLIIVDYRLPIFNGTEILDQLHQNEREIPAFLMSGFEESIREEAAQYSQVKAVLTKPFDVEEMVELVKSVIG
- a CDS encoding CTP synthase: MTKYIFVTGGVVSSLGKGITAASLGRLLKNRGLKVTIQKFDPYLNVDPGTMSPYQHGEVFVTEDGAETDLDLGHYERFIDNNLNKYSNITTGKVYSSVIRKERRGDYLGGTVQVIPHITNEIKEQVFRAGAATKADVVITEIGGTVGDIESLPFLEAIRQIKSGVGRDSVMYIHCTLVPYISAAGEMKTKPTQHSVKELRSLGIQPDTIVLRTEQEISKGMKEKIALFCDINEQAVIEMRDANTLYQVPISLQEQQLDQLTCDHFGLDCGEADMDEWRELVDKVQNLSKKVDIGLVGKYVELPDAYLSVTEALKHAGYPYDADISIHWINSEQLDKASIQKELAHVDGILVPGGFGDRGIEGKIEAIRYARENKVPYLGICLGMQLATVEFARNVLGLTDAHSAEINPTTPHPVIDLLPEQKHISDMGGTLRLGLYPASLKDGTKIKEVYDNADMIEERHRHRYEFNNDYRDQMTENGFIFSGTSPDGRLVETIEIQDHPWFVASQFHPEFTSRPTKAQPLFKGFIGAAIDHQTNK